The following are from one region of the Cytobacillus firmus genome:
- a CDS encoding DUF2584 domain-containing protein → MGMPLELNTMIVTKGRENRLDENYFSLVKEGYRLYPLDIPVEVKRTIDGDLNGMGVIRKVEWENSRTLITYQLVSLNSTN, encoded by the coding sequence ATGGGTATGCCTTTAGAGCTGAACACAATGATCGTGACAAAGGGAAGGGAAAATAGACTTGATGAGAATTACTTTTCACTTGTCAAAGAAGGGTACAGATTATATCCCCTCGATATCCCGGTCGAAGTAAAAAGAACAATTGACGGCGACCTGAACGGAATGGGAGTCATCCGAAAAGTGGAATGGGAAAACAGCCGGACACTCATAACTTATCAGCTTGTTTCCTTAAACTCAACAAACTAG
- a CDS encoding alpha/beta hydrolase family protein, with translation MEFKNGQIINKQKFPSPNPAIELSVVTYQANGLHIKGLLAEPKGEELYDGFLYLRGGIKNVGKVRPSRIVQFACEGFIVFAPFYRGNQGGDGNEDFAGEDRQDAFAGFTLLQEHARVKRVHVFGFSRGGVMALLTAIEFPQAASIVTWGGVSDMFLTYVERKDLRRMMKRVIGGTPVKFPERYKYRTPLFQLEQLQAPVLIIHGEQDHNVSVEHSYRLEKRLKALNKEVDSWYFPDYTHYFPPAVNRKTVEDLGAWMKSHE, from the coding sequence ATGGAATTCAAAAACGGCCAAATCATCAATAAACAGAAATTTCCTTCGCCAAATCCGGCAATTGAATTATCGGTTGTTACGTATCAGGCAAATGGATTACATATAAAAGGCCTGCTGGCAGAGCCAAAGGGAGAGGAGCTATATGATGGATTCCTTTACCTGAGAGGAGGCATAAAAAATGTCGGAAAGGTACGGCCTTCCCGGATTGTCCAGTTTGCCTGTGAAGGTTTTATTGTATTCGCGCCTTTTTACAGAGGAAATCAAGGGGGAGATGGAAACGAAGATTTTGCAGGGGAGGACAGGCAGGACGCGTTTGCCGGGTTTACTCTTCTTCAGGAGCATGCCCGGGTAAAGAGAGTCCATGTTTTTGGTTTTTCACGTGGCGGTGTGATGGCATTGCTTACTGCAATCGAGTTTCCGCAAGCAGCCTCCATTGTCACATGGGGAGGGGTCAGTGATATGTTTCTCACCTATGTGGAGCGCAAGGATCTCCGGAGAATGATGAAACGGGTAATCGGCGGAACTCCGGTAAAGTTTCCGGAACGGTATAAATACCGCACCCCGCTTTTTCAGCTGGAGCAGCTGCAGGCACCTGTCTTAATCATTCATGGTGAACAGGATCATAATGTTTCGGTGGAGCATTCCTATCGCCTCGAAAAAAGGCTGAAGGCTCTTAATAAAGAAGTGGATAGCTGGTATTTCCCTGACTATACCCACTACTTTCCGCCAGCCGTGAACCGGAAGACGGTAGAGGATTTGGGTGCGTGGATGAAAAGTCATGAATGA
- the asnB gene encoding asparagine synthase (glutamine-hydrolyzing) codes for MCGFIGCVHEKAQNYRDADKEQFQNMNDIITHRGPDDSGYYFDDHIQFGFRRLSIIDIESGHQPLTYENERYWIIFNGEIYNYVELREELLKAGLSFETSSDTEVIIALYSHMKEKAVEKLRGMFAFVIWDKQEQSLYGARDQFGIKPFFYYDKGDQTFFGSEKKSILLALQNDVLNYDSLQHYLTYQFVPEPNTMSEGINKLEPGHYFTKKIGAPMDIKRYWKAAFHPVQKSEADFTKEIRDVLFDSVKMHMRADVPVGSFLSGGIDSSIIASIAKEFHPAIKTFSVGFERNGFSEVDVAKETAEKLGVENISYIITPEEYMNEIPRIMWHMDDPLADPACVPLYFVAREARKHVTVVLSGEGADELFGGYNIYREPQSLEVFNKIPAIGKKLLRLIASIMPEGMKGKSFIERGVTPMEERYIGNAKMFTEQEKRNLLHVYKDSLNYTDITKPLYEESRGYDPVDRMQYIDIHTWMRGDILLKADKMTMAHSLELRVPFLDKEVFEVASKIPTSLKTANGTTKYILRKAAEGVVPDHVLNRKKLGFPVPIRHWLKDEMNEWAKNIIRESNTDHLINKDYVLQLLEDHCQDKADNSRKIWTVLMFMVWHQVYVEKKYSFEKEYLLDKDLQPLKG; via the coding sequence ATGTGTGGTTTTATTGGTTGTGTACATGAAAAGGCACAAAATTACCGTGACGCAGATAAAGAACAATTTCAAAATATGAATGATATCATTACACACCGGGGTCCGGATGACTCAGGATACTATTTTGATGATCATATTCAATTTGGCTTCCGCCGGCTGAGCATTATTGATATTGAAAGCGGACACCAGCCGCTGACTTACGAGAATGAACGTTATTGGATTATCTTTAATGGTGAAATCTATAATTATGTGGAACTTCGTGAAGAACTTCTCAAAGCGGGCTTAAGCTTCGAAACAAGCTCAGATACAGAAGTCATCATTGCTCTTTACAGCCATATGAAAGAAAAAGCTGTTGAAAAATTGCGGGGTATGTTTGCGTTTGTCATTTGGGATAAACAGGAGCAGTCTTTATATGGAGCCAGAGATCAATTTGGGATTAAACCTTTCTTTTATTACGATAAGGGAGACCAAACGTTCTTTGGATCAGAGAAGAAAAGCATTCTATTGGCCCTTCAGAATGATGTATTAAACTATGACTCCCTGCAGCATTATCTGACCTATCAGTTTGTGCCTGAGCCAAACACGATGTCAGAGGGAATCAACAAGCTGGAGCCAGGCCATTATTTTACTAAAAAAATCGGTGCTCCGATGGATATTAAGCGCTATTGGAAAGCTGCTTTCCACCCTGTGCAGAAATCAGAAGCTGATTTTACAAAAGAAATCAGAGATGTGTTATTCGACTCGGTCAAAATGCATATGCGTGCCGATGTTCCTGTAGGTTCTTTCCTTTCAGGCGGAATTGATTCTTCCATCATTGCGTCGATTGCGAAGGAATTCCATCCTGCTATTAAAACATTCTCTGTCGGTTTTGAGCGCAATGGCTTCAGTGAGGTGGATGTAGCGAAAGAAACAGCGGAAAAGCTGGGTGTCGAAAACATCAGCTATATCATTACTCCTGAGGAATACATGAATGAAATTCCGAGAATCATGTGGCATATGGACGATCCGCTTGCCGACCCGGCATGTGTGCCTCTTTATTTTGTGGCAAGAGAAGCACGCAAGCATGTAACGGTTGTACTTTCAGGTGAAGGAGCCGATGAGCTGTTTGGCGGCTATAATATTTACCGTGAACCACAATCCCTGGAGGTCTTCAATAAAATTCCTGCCATCGGCAAAAAGCTTCTTCGCTTGATTGCAAGCATAATGCCAGAGGGAATGAAGGGTAAAAGCTTTATCGAACGCGGTGTCACGCCAATGGAAGAGCGCTACATCGGAAACGCAAAAATGTTTACAGAGCAAGAGAAGCGCAATCTGCTTCATGTCTATAAAGACAGCTTAAATTATACGGATATCACGAAACCTTTATATGAAGAAAGCCGCGGCTATGATCCGGTTGACCGCATGCAGTATATCGACATTCATACCTGGATGCGAGGAGATATTTTATTAAAAGCGGACAAAATGACGATGGCTCATTCTCTCGAGCTTCGTGTTCCTTTCCTTGATAAAGAAGTGTTTGAAGTGGCTTCCAAAATTCCGACCAGCCTGAAAACAGCAAATGGCACCACGAAATATATTCTTCGCAAAGCTGCCGAGGGAGTCGTTCCGGATCATGTACTGAACCGCAAAAAGCTTGGATTCCCTGTGCCAATCCGCCATTGGCTGAAGGACGAGATGAATGAGTGGGCGAAAAATATCATCCGTGAAAGCAATACAGATCACCTGATTAATAAGGACTATGTATTGCAGCTGCTTGAAGATCATTGTCAGGATAAAGCGGACAACAGCCGCAAAATCTGGACAGTTCTGATGTTCATGGTTTGGCATCAGGTATATGTGGAGAAAAAATACTCCTTTGAAAAAGAATACTTGTTAGATAAAGACTTGCAGCCTCTTAAAGGCTAA
- a CDS encoding ABC transporter substrate-binding protein — MKKWMKTSMLLVLAVILIVPLAACGKDEMQTVRIAEVTRSIFYAPQYVALEKGFFEEEGLKVELTTTAGGDKTMTALLSDSAEIALVGSETSIYVSAQGSNDPVINFAQLTQTDGTFLVSRNKIENFSWDMLEGKTFLGQRKGGMPQMAGEFVLKKHGIDPHQDLDLIQNIDYANIAPAFASGTGEFVQLFEPTASVFEKEGKGYIVASFGTESGHIPYTTFMTKQSYIDENQETVEKFTRAIYKAQQWVEQHSSKETAEAIQGYFDNTELEIIEMVVDRYKSQGSFATDPILDTEEWANLQNIMEEAGELPKRIEHGTLVNTEIAEGVMK; from the coding sequence ATGAAAAAATGGATGAAAACAAGCATGCTTCTTGTGCTTGCAGTGATACTGATCGTTCCATTGGCAGCCTGCGGGAAGGATGAAATGCAAACCGTCCGCATTGCTGAAGTGACACGTTCCATCTTCTATGCTCCACAGTATGTAGCCCTTGAGAAAGGTTTCTTTGAAGAAGAAGGACTTAAAGTAGAGCTTACAACAACAGCCGGCGGAGATAAAACAATGACCGCGCTTCTGTCGGATAGCGCTGAAATTGCGCTTGTAGGGTCCGAAACTTCCATTTACGTTTCGGCACAGGGCTCCAATGATCCGGTCATTAACTTTGCACAGCTTACCCAAACGGATGGAACATTCCTCGTTTCCCGCAATAAAATCGAAAACTTTTCATGGGATATGCTGGAAGGCAAAACATTTCTCGGGCAGCGTAAAGGCGGCATGCCGCAGATGGCCGGCGAGTTTGTATTGAAAAAGCATGGCATTGATCCGCACCAGGATTTGGATTTAATCCAAAATATTGATTATGCCAATATTGCTCCTGCTTTCGCATCCGGCACCGGTGAATTTGTCCAGCTTTTTGAACCTACTGCAAGTGTATTTGAAAAAGAAGGCAAAGGATATATTGTTGCTTCCTTTGGAACCGAATCCGGACATATACCTTATACCACATTCATGACGAAACAAAGCTATATTGATGAAAATCAGGAAACAGTCGAGAAATTCACAAGAGCGATTTATAAAGCACAGCAATGGGTTGAGCAGCATAGCTCGAAAGAAACGGCAGAAGCTATTCAAGGATATTTTGACAACACTGAGCTTGAAATCATTGAAATGGTAGTTGACCGCTATAAGAGCCAGGGATCTTTTGCAACAGATCCTATTCTGGATACTGAAGAATGGGCTAACCTGCAGAACATTATGGAAGAAGCAGGAGAACTCCCTAAGCGCATAGAGCATGGCACACTTGTCAACACAGAGATTGCTGAAGGGGTAATGAAGTAA
- a CDS encoding ABC transporter ATP-binding protein, with product MDFLKVDAVHHTYFTKTSAVTALSDVSLDVEEGEFVSFLGPSGCGKTTLLSIIAGLLEPTEGTVTLEGKRVETAENEIGYMLQQDYLFPWKNIEENILLGLKIGNSLTPDKKAYALKLLQEMGLKGVESQFPKQLSGGMRQRVALVRTLATGPKLLMLDEPFSALDYQTKLKLEDLVSDTLKSFGKTAILVTHDIGEAISMSDRVFLFSARPGQLHKTFEIPKELRDETPFNARNHEAYPAIFQTIWKELESLEPAGER from the coding sequence ATGGATTTTCTGAAGGTTGATGCTGTCCACCACACTTATTTTACGAAAACATCTGCTGTCACGGCCCTCTCCGATGTTTCGCTTGACGTGGAGGAAGGAGAATTTGTCTCCTTCCTTGGTCCAAGCGGATGCGGTAAGACAACATTGCTTTCCATCATAGCTGGCCTGCTGGAACCCACAGAGGGCACTGTCACACTTGAAGGAAAGCGGGTTGAAACAGCAGAAAATGAAATTGGGTATATGCTTCAGCAGGATTATCTTTTTCCCTGGAAGAACATTGAAGAAAATATACTGCTGGGGCTAAAAATCGGGAATAGCCTTACTCCTGACAAAAAAGCTTATGCACTGAAGCTCCTTCAGGAGATGGGTCTAAAAGGTGTAGAGTCACAGTTTCCGAAGCAGCTTTCAGGGGGAATGCGCCAGCGGGTTGCCCTTGTAAGAACACTTGCAACCGGTCCAAAGCTGCTAATGCTTGATGAACCCTTTTCCGCATTGGATTATCAAACCAAACTAAAGCTTGAGGATCTGGTCTCTGACACGCTTAAATCTTTCGGAAAAACAGCCATACTGGTTACCCATGATATTGGCGAGGCAATCAGCATGAGTGATCGCGTTTTTCTATTCTCCGCAAGGCCCGGACAGCTTCATAAAACATTTGAAATACCGAAAGAATTAAGAGATGAAACCCCTTTTAACGCAAGAAATCATGAAGCATATCCAGCGATTTTTCAAACTATATGGAAGGAGCTGGAGTCCCTTGAACCCGCAGGAGAACGTTAA
- the ytkD gene encoding RNA deprotection pyrophosphohydrolase, protein METFLDENGGKVRFSFNRRAFETEPEHVLVICRYGDQWLLTNHKKRGWEFPGGKREQGESLEEAARREVYEETGADLNSLHFIGEYEVNLGKEHFVKAIFFSEVKSLNNTNHYFETNGPILTGENLLEDRWNSQYSFIMKDKVVEKSLERILKEK, encoded by the coding sequence ATGGAAACCTTTTTGGACGAAAACGGCGGGAAAGTGCGCTTTTCTTTTAATAGAAGAGCATTTGAAACCGAGCCTGAACATGTTCTGGTCATTTGCCGCTATGGTGACCAATGGCTGCTGACGAACCATAAAAAGAGGGGATGGGAATTTCCTGGCGGTAAAAGAGAACAGGGTGAGTCTCTTGAGGAGGCAGCCAGAAGAGAAGTATATGAAGAAACAGGAGCAGACTTAAATAGTCTGCATTTTATTGGTGAATATGAAGTTAACCTGGGTAAAGAGCATTTTGTCAAAGCTATTTTTTTCTCAGAAGTGAAAAGTCTCAACAATACAAATCATTATTTTGAAACAAACGGTCCCATATTGACAGGGGAAAACCTGCTTGAAGACAGGTGGAACAGCCAGTACAGCTTCATCATGAAGGATAAAGTAGTTGAAAAGAGCCTCGAGAGAATTTTGAAGGAAAAATAA
- the pckA gene encoding phosphoenolpyruvate carboxykinase (ATP), whose translation MNSVSISNELSELLNGSNIQVQLSVPQLVEKVLNRNEGCLTSTGAVRATTGKYTGRSPKDKYIVEEASNKDKMDWGSVNQPISEEAFSNLYNKVINYLKEKEEVFVFKGFAGADKKHRMPIQVINEYAWHNLFAHQLFIRPAEDELLDHQAEFTVISAPNFKADPAVDGTKSETFIIISFERRTVLIGGTEYAGEIKKAIFSVMNYMLPENGILPMHCSANVGREGDVALFFGLSGTGKTTLSADPNRKLIGDDEHGWSANGVFNIEGGCYAKCINLSREKEPQIFDAIRFGAVLENVVVNSETRVADYDDSTLTENTRAAYQLQAIDNIVDPSIAGHPNTIVFLTADAFGVLPPISKLSKEQAMYHFLSGYTSKLAGTERGITSPQATFSTCFGSPFLPLPANRYAEMLGEKIDEHNAKVYLVNTGWTGGEYGVGERMKLAYTRAMVEAALEGELNNVETIKDEIFGLEIPQHVTGVPDEVLQPNKTWADQSAYEAKAKELAAKFRENFKKFSSVSSDIEEKGGPIA comes from the coding sequence ATGAACTCTGTAAGCATATCAAACGAATTGAGTGAATTATTAAATGGCAGCAACATTCAAGTGCAATTATCCGTTCCTCAGCTTGTGGAAAAAGTTTTAAACCGCAATGAAGGGTGCCTTACTTCCACTGGTGCTGTACGCGCTACTACAGGAAAGTATACAGGGCGTTCTCCTAAAGATAAATACATCGTTGAAGAAGCATCGAATAAAGATAAAATGGACTGGGGAAGCGTAAACCAGCCCATCTCTGAAGAAGCATTCTCCAATCTTTATAATAAAGTAATCAATTACTTAAAAGAAAAAGAAGAAGTATTTGTTTTCAAAGGCTTTGCAGGTGCTGATAAAAAACATCGCATGCCTATCCAGGTGATCAATGAATATGCCTGGCATAACCTTTTTGCACACCAGTTATTCATTCGCCCGGCAGAAGACGAGCTATTGGATCATCAGGCAGAGTTCACAGTCATTTCTGCTCCAAATTTCAAAGCAGACCCTGCTGTTGACGGCACAAAGTCCGAAACATTCATTATTATCTCATTCGAGCGCCGCACTGTTTTAATTGGCGGAACAGAATACGCAGGTGAAATAAAAAAGGCCATCTTCTCTGTTATGAACTATATGCTTCCAGAAAACGGAATCCTTCCAATGCACTGTTCAGCAAACGTTGGACGTGAAGGTGATGTGGCTTTATTCTTTGGCTTATCCGGCACTGGAAAAACAACCTTATCTGCAGACCCGAACCGCAAGCTGATCGGTGATGACGAGCATGGCTGGTCTGCGAATGGCGTCTTCAATATTGAGGGCGGATGCTACGCGAAATGCATCAACCTATCCCGTGAAAAAGAACCGCAAATATTTGATGCAATCCGCTTTGGAGCTGTGCTGGAAAATGTAGTGGTAAACAGCGAAACCCGGGTTGCAGATTACGATGACAGCACTTTAACAGAAAATACACGTGCGGCATACCAGCTTCAGGCCATCGATAATATCGTTGACCCAAGCATTGCCGGACATCCTAATACAATCGTATTTTTAACAGCTGACGCATTTGGCGTATTGCCTCCAATCTCCAAACTGTCAAAAGAGCAGGCAATGTACCATTTCTTAAGCGGCTATACATCCAAGCTTGCAGGAACTGAGCGCGGCATAACATCACCACAGGCAACGTTCTCTACATGCTTTGGATCACCTTTCCTTCCGCTTCCTGCAAATCGTTATGCTGAAATGCTTGGCGAGAAAATCGATGAGCATAATGCAAAAGTCTACCTTGTAAACACAGGATGGACTGGCGGAGAGTATGGAGTCGGCGAACGCATGAAGCTTGCCTACACCCGCGCTATGGTGGAAGCTGCACTAGAAGGTGAACTTAACAACGTAGAAACAATCAAGGACGAGATTTTCGGCTTGGAAATTCCTCAGCACGTGACAGGAGTGCCTGATGAAGTTCTTCAGCCAAACAAAACATGGGCAGATCAGTCTGCTTATGAAGCGAAAGCAAAAGAACTTGCTGCTAAATTCCGTGAAAACTTCAAGAAGTTTTCAAGCGTTTCATCTGACATCGAAGAAAAAGGCGGACCAATCGCCTAA
- a CDS encoding gamma carbonic anhydrase, which translates to MIYPYKDKEPKIAESAFIADFTTITGDVEIGEDSSVWFNSVIRGDVAPTIIGRKVNIQDNSVLHQSPNNPLILEDEVTVGHQVILHSCIIRKKALIGMGSIVLDQAEIGEGAFIGAGSLVPQGKKIPPNTLAFGRPAKVIRELTPEDITDMERISREYAEKGQYYKSLQKNPK; encoded by the coding sequence ATGATCTATCCATATAAAGATAAAGAACCTAAAATTGCAGAATCCGCATTTATTGCAGATTTCACTACCATTACCGGAGATGTTGAAATTGGGGAGGATTCCAGTGTCTGGTTCAACTCCGTCATACGCGGGGATGTAGCACCAACTATCATCGGCAGGAAGGTCAATATCCAGGATAATTCCGTCCTGCATCAGAGCCCGAATAACCCGCTGATATTGGAAGACGAAGTAACAGTAGGCCATCAGGTAATCCTTCATAGCTGTATTATCCGCAAGAAAGCTCTAATTGGGATGGGCTCGATTGTCTTAGATCAGGCAGAAATCGGGGAGGGAGCATTTATTGGGGCAGGCAGCCTAGTTCCGCAGGGAAAGAAAATTCCGCCCAATACACTAGCATTCGGCAGGCCTGCAAAAGTGATCCGTGAACTGACACCGGAAGATATAACAGATATGGAACGGATCAGCAGGGAATACGCTGAAAAAGGCCAATACTATAAGTCTTTGCAGAAAAACCCAAAATAA
- a CDS encoding ABC transporter permease, with product MNPQENVNFLHQKYIRSLNREKKWVRFYQAVIFIVFFSGWELASQKQWIDPLIFSAPSKVWGLFLTKIQDGTLMVDLGYTLSETVFGFILGTFLGTFLAAILWWSPMLSKIADPYLVILNSMPKVALGPILIVALGPSFTSIVAMGAIISIIITTIVVYTAFKEVDPNYIKVLQTFGAYRFQIFREAILPASFPTIISTLKVNVGLSWVGVIVGEFLVSSKGLGYMIIYGFQVFNFTLVMLSLLVIAVFATVMYQLVELLERKLIKNGS from the coding sequence TTGAACCCGCAGGAGAACGTTAACTTCCTCCACCAGAAGTATATCCGGTCGCTGAACCGTGAAAAGAAGTGGGTCCGCTTCTATCAGGCTGTCATCTTTATCGTGTTTTTTTCAGGGTGGGAGCTGGCAAGCCAAAAGCAATGGATTGACCCGCTGATTTTCAGTGCACCTTCTAAAGTATGGGGATTATTTTTAACCAAAATACAGGATGGCACCTTGATGGTGGATTTAGGCTACACTTTGTCTGAGACCGTATTTGGATTCATTTTGGGCACTTTTTTAGGCACATTCCTGGCAGCCATCCTCTGGTGGTCACCTATGCTTTCAAAAATAGCGGATCCCTATTTGGTTATCCTTAATTCAATGCCTAAGGTTGCTCTTGGCCCTATCCTAATCGTAGCTTTAGGCCCGAGCTTTACTTCAATCGTTGCCATGGGTGCGATTATTTCGATCATCATCACAACCATTGTCGTGTATACGGCTTTCAAAGAGGTAGACCCCAATTATATTAAAGTGCTTCAGACTTTTGGGGCATACCGATTTCAAATTTTCAGGGAAGCCATTTTGCCTGCTTCATTCCCGACCATCATTTCAACTTTAAAGGTGAATGTGGGGTTATCCTGGGTTGGGGTGATCGTCGGCGAATTCCTTGTATCCTCAAAGGGTCTTGGCTACATGATTATTTACGGCTTTCAAGTATTCAACTTCACGCTTGTTATGCTTTCATTGCTTGTAATTGCTGTTTTTGCAACAGTGATGTATCAGCTGGTTGAACTCCTGGAGAGAAAACTAATTAAGAATGGTTCATAA
- a CDS encoding C39 family peptidase: protein MKIYIGAIVLFILLIVIFRKTIVKTAPMFLLVFILVSAAFVYDNLAGSSPPSAVNTIKSWLSEPAEKATVFLGNSTSVIKIKEKIIIDAPAINQFPELPRGCEVTSLSMLLYHAGIQADKLTLAKEIKKNPEPYRVEDGKIYFGHPNEGFIGDMYSFDNPGLGVYHKPIQELAEKYMPGSIEDLTGSDFEDLKIHLSDGRPVWIIINTAYKQLSDDLFQTWHTPSGKIQITYKEHSVLLTGYDQEFMYFNDPLTGEKNKKAPINDFEKAWVQMGKQAITYIP, encoded by the coding sequence TTGAAGATTTATATCGGGGCAATTGTTCTATTCATATTATTAATAGTGATATTCAGAAAAACCATAGTAAAAACAGCACCCATGTTTTTACTTGTCTTCATCCTTGTTTCTGCAGCATTTGTTTATGACAACCTTGCAGGAAGCAGTCCTCCATCAGCCGTGAACACAATAAAATCATGGCTGTCTGAACCAGCTGAAAAAGCAACTGTTTTCCTTGGAAACAGCACGTCAGTTATTAAGATCAAGGAAAAAATAATTATAGATGCGCCCGCAATCAATCAGTTCCCAGAGCTCCCCAGAGGATGCGAAGTCACGAGCTTATCCATGCTCCTCTATCACGCGGGGATCCAGGCAGATAAACTGACATTGGCTAAAGAAATAAAGAAAAATCCTGAGCCTTACCGTGTAGAAGACGGAAAAATCTATTTCGGACATCCGAATGAAGGCTTCATAGGCGATATGTATTCCTTTGATAATCCCGGGCTTGGTGTTTATCATAAACCCATACAAGAGCTTGCGGAAAAGTACATGCCCGGCTCCATTGAAGACCTTACCGGATCCGATTTTGAAGACTTAAAGATTCATTTGTCAGATGGCAGACCTGTATGGATCATTATCAACACAGCCTATAAACAGCTTTCTGATGACCTTTTTCAGACCTGGCATACTCCGAGCGGAAAAATTCAGATCACCTATAAAGAGCATTCTGTCCTGCTAACAGGCTATGATCAGGAATTCATGTACTTCAACGACCCGCTCACAGGTGAGAAAAATAAAAAAGCACCCATAAATGATTTTGAAAAAGCATGGGTGCAGATGGGCAAGCAGGCTATTACCTATATCCCATAA
- the metK gene encoding methionine adenosyltransferase, with amino-acid sequence MSTKRRLFTSESVTEGHPDKICDQISDAILDAILAKDANARVAAETSVTTGLVLVAGEITTSTYVDIPKIVRETVKEIGYTRAKYGFDSETCAVLTSIDEQSADIAMGVDQALEAREGQMSDQEIEAIGAGDQGLMFGFACNETKELMPLPISLAHKISRRLTEVRKEEILPYLRPDGKTQVTVEYDENDKPVRIDTIVISTQHHPEISLEQIQRNLKEHVINPVVPKELIDENTKYFINPTGRFVIGGPQGDAGLTGRKIIVDTYGGYARHGGGAFSGKDPTKVDRSAAYAARYVAKNLVAAGLADKVEVQLAYAIGVAQPVSISVDTFGTGKVDEDVLVDLVRKHFDLRPAGIINMLGLRRPIYKQTAAYGHFGRTDVDLPWERTDKAEILRSEAQ; translated from the coding sequence ATGTCAACAAAACGTCGTTTGTTTACTTCTGAATCAGTTACTGAAGGTCATCCGGATAAAATCTGTGACCAAATTTCTGATGCAATCTTAGATGCGATTTTAGCTAAAGATGCGAATGCCCGTGTTGCTGCAGAGACTTCTGTAACAACTGGACTTGTATTAGTTGCAGGTGAAATCACAACATCTACATACGTAGATATTCCAAAAATCGTTCGTGAAACGGTAAAAGAAATTGGTTATACCCGTGCTAAGTATGGTTTCGATTCCGAAACATGTGCAGTTTTAACTTCCATTGATGAGCAGTCTGCAGATATCGCAATGGGTGTTGACCAGGCACTTGAAGCACGCGAAGGACAAATGAGCGATCAGGAAATCGAAGCAATCGGTGCAGGAGACCAGGGCTTAATGTTCGGTTTTGCCTGCAACGAAACGAAAGAGCTTATGCCTCTTCCGATTTCTTTAGCACATAAAATTTCCCGCCGCCTGACTGAAGTTCGTAAAGAAGAAATCCTTCCTTACCTTCGTCCGGATGGAAAAACTCAGGTAACTGTTGAGTATGATGAAAATGACAAGCCTGTCCGCATCGACACAATCGTTATTTCTACTCAGCATCACCCTGAAATCAGCCTGGAGCAAATCCAGCGCAACCTGAAGGAACATGTTATTAACCCGGTTGTTCCGAAAGAACTAATCGATGAGAATACTAAGTACTTCATCAACCCGACTGGACGTTTTGTTATCGGCGGACCTCAAGGGGATGCTGGTCTGACTGGACGCAAAATCATTGTTGATACTTACGGCGGATATGCACGCCATGGCGGCGGCGCGTTCTCCGGAAAGGATCCTACAAAGGTAGACCGCTCTGCTGCTTATGCTGCACGTTATGTAGCGAAGAATCTTGTAGCAGCCGGATTGGCAGATAAAGTTGAAGTTCAGCTTGCTTATGCGATTGGTGTGGCACAGCCTGTATCGATTTCTGTTGATACATTTGGAACAGGCAAAGTGGATGAAGATGTTTTAGTTGATCTGGTAAGAAAGCATTTTGATCTTCGTCCTGCAGGAATTATCAACATGCTCGGCCTTCGCCGCCCAATTTACAAGCAGACAGCTGCTTACGGACATTTCGGACGTACAGATGTTGACCTTCCTTGGGAGCGTACTGACAAGGCAGAAATTCTTCGTTCTGAAGCGCAATAG
- a CDS encoding thiol-disulfide oxidoreductase DCC family protein, protein MKTIALYDETCSLCKETKRIFKKLDWLNKVEWISLQEYEKMPGSLSFSRQDLRKELHLITPSGSVKKGYYAARRLLLLFPASFLVSTFLYLPFTELLGDPVYKWIAKNRHKFLKKKCDDGSCSL, encoded by the coding sequence ATGAAAACAATTGCCCTATATGATGAAACTTGCTCGTTATGCAAGGAAACAAAGAGAATATTTAAAAAACTCGATTGGTTGAATAAAGTGGAGTGGATTTCCCTGCAGGAATATGAAAAAATGCCGGGTTCTTTATCATTTTCCAGACAAGATTTGCGCAAAGAGCTTCATCTTATTACCCCCTCGGGCAGCGTGAAAAAGGGTTACTATGCAGCACGGAGACTGCTGCTCCTATTTCCTGCATCCTTTTTGGTCAGCACCTTTTTATATTTACCTTTCACCGAACTTCTGGGCGATCCTGTCTACAAATGGATTGCTAAAAACAGGCATAAATTTCTAAAGAAAAAGTGTGATGATGGAAGCTGTTCCCTGTAA